The Microlunatus soli genome contains the following window.
CGCACTGCAGGAGATGTATCGCTGTGCGGACTCCGATGATCGTGGCGCGATGGTGCAGGCCGGCTACTACTTCCATGCGAGCTTGATCAAGATCGCCAACCATCAGCGGTTGGAGGTGATCTATGCCTCGGTGCAGCAGCAGTTGCTGCTGTGCATGTCCCGCAATCTGATCAAGCGGCAGCATGCTGCCGAGGATCTGCACGCGCATGCCGACCTGCACCGACTGCTGCTGGAGCTCGTCGAGTCCGGGGATCGGGCGGCGGCGATCGATGAGCTGACCATCCACCTGCAACGCTCCTTCGAAGCGAACTCACCGCAGGCGTCCTCCGGCGACTGAGGTCTGTCAGTGCGGGTCGGGCGGCCCGCCGAAGCGGGGCGTCCGTTTGTTCAGGAAGGCGCGGACCCCCTCGGCGAAGTCGGCACTGCCGTACACCCGCCGATAGATGTCGTCGACCGGGATCTCGGCGGCGGCGTGGTCGAGACGGCGTTCGAGCTCCTTGAACGATGCGATGCTCTCCGGTGCGCAGTGCCGGATGGCGTCGATCGTTCGTTCGACAGCGGCCGGGAGATTGTCGGAAGACACGATTTCGGTGACCAGGCCCGCATCACGGGCCGTCTCGGCATCGATCAGCGAACCGGTCATCAGCAGTCGCGTGGTGAGTCGCCGTCCGAGCAGGGCGTACAGCCGCGCCAGCGCGGTCGCCGACAGCGTGTTGCCGATGGTGCGGGCGATCGGCGAGCCGAACCGGGCGTCAGGGGTGCACAGGACGATGTCGCTCAGGGCGGCGTAGACGAGTCCGCCGCCGACACAGATTCCTTGCACGACAGCGATCACCGGCACCCTCAGGTCGAGCAGTGCCTGCTGGACCCGGCGCATCTCGTGTTCGTACTGCACGCCGAGCTCGCCGGTGGTGATATCGCGCAGGTCGTTGATGTCGGTTCCACCGGCGAAATGGCCCGCGGCTCCCCGCAGGACGACGGCGCGAAGCCGTGGGTCGGCCGCTGCGTCGAGGCATTCGCGTTCGATGGTCGCGTACATCTTCATCGTCAGGGCGTTGCGTCGGGTCGGATTCGACACCGTCAGGGTCAGCACGTCGGCCGATCGGTCGATCAGCACGTCACCGGCCACCAGCTTGCCTCCTGTCTTCGGTGATCATGCTCCTGGTCGGTGAGCACGACCGGTCAGAGCACCGAGCGGTCGGGTTCCCAGCCCAGCTCGGCGTACATCTTCCGGCGTGCATCCTTGTCGTGTTCGAGCTCCTGGCGAGCGTAGGTGGCGACCTCGGTCGCGTGCTGCTGTGGCACCACGATCACGCCGTCCCCGTCCGCCACGACGATGTCACCCGGCCGCACCAGCACATTGCCGACAGTGACCGGGATGTTGTGGCTGTCGTACTCGAGTCGGCCCTGGGTCATCGTCTGATTGATGTACTGGGCGAAGACCGGGAACCCCTGGAGCCGCACCTCGTCGATGTCGCGGCAGCCACCGCTGGTGACGGCGCCGTTCGCGCCGTGGGTGCGGAACTTGAGCGTGTTGTTCGAGCCAAGTTGACCGACACCGAGGTCCGGGCTCTCGAAGACCAACACGTCGCCCGGAGTGATCTCCTCCGCGTACGGCTCGATGTGCATCTTCTTGTACCAGTAGTTACGCGCCCATTCGGTGTACTCCTCCGGGGTCATCGTCTCCGGCTGGACCTGGGAGCCACGGCCACGGACGGTGAGTGCCGGGCCGAACGTGGCGCTGCCGGGGATCAGCGGGCGGATCGAGCGTGCCACCGACCCCTTGCTGAACAGGCCGATCCAGTCCATGCCGTCGCGGACGTCGGCGACTCGCAGGCCGGTGTACAGACTCTCGATCTCGGCGAACTCCATCGTTGCCATCTCCTCAGAAGCTGGGTGACTGTCCGATCCGTTGCGACTATTGTCTACAACAGACGAGATGGATTGCACAACCCTTGGCCGGAGTTGGCGCGTCGACCTGTCCGTGGGGTCGGGGCCGGTATTCCGGGGCGGCGCCGTACGGCGATGGTCGTTCGCTACGCTGTTCAGCCGCAGCAGCCCGAGAGTCCCTTCGCCGTGGAACAGGACGTCTGATCGTGAACCGACAGGACCCGATCGTCACCTCCGTCGAGTTTGACGAGTTGCCGGTGCGTTATCCGCGGACAGTCGGACGGAACGCGCGGCTCGGCAGTCACGGCTCCGGAGGGGCCGCGCGCATTGTGCTCCTCGGCACCGACACCGGATGCCGGGGCTGGGGAATGATCGAGGCCGAGCCTGCGGCCCCCGACACCATGATCGGCAAGACGTTGACCGAGCTGATCGACTCTGAGACCGGGGTTCGTGACGATGATCATCTCTGGGCCGATGCGGCGCTGCACGACCTGCTCGGAGTCGTCGAAGACCGTCC
Protein-coding sequences here:
- a CDS encoding enoyl-CoA hydratase-related protein, whose product is MAGDVLIDRSADVLTLTVSNPTRRNALTMKMYATIERECLDAAADPRLRAVVLRGAAGHFAGGTDINDLRDITTGELGVQYEHEMRRVQQALLDLRVPVIAVVQGICVGGGLVYAALSDIVLCTPDARFGSPIARTIGNTLSATALARLYALLGRRLTTRLLMTGSLIDAETARDAGLVTEIVSSDNLPAAVERTIDAIRHCAPESIASFKELERRLDHAAAEIPVDDIYRRVYGSADFAEGVRAFLNKRTPRFGGPPDPH
- a CDS encoding RraA family protein — encoded protein: MATMEFAEIESLYTGLRVADVRDGMDWIGLFSKGSVARSIRPLIPGSATFGPALTVRGRGSQVQPETMTPEEYTEWARNYWYKKMHIEPYAEEITPGDVLVFESPDLGVGQLGSNNTLKFRTHGANGAVTSGGCRDIDEVRLQGFPVFAQYINQTMTQGRLEYDSHNIPVTVGNVLVRPGDIVVADGDGVIVVPQQHATEVATYARQELEHDKDARRKMYAELGWEPDRSVL